Proteins encoded together in one Dechloromonas sp. HYN0024 window:
- a CDS encoding efflux RND transporter periplasmic adaptor subunit, whose product MEYLKARSQLELNRRNAERARALFEADVISAAELQRRESEFHISTAETRAASDQLQLLGVSPGAIDRLAKQGAVNSVTPVAATLSGVVVERKLAQGQVVQPADALFVVADLSRLWAVAQVPEQQVSQVKAGQSVSIEVPALGNEKLVGKLIFVGQTIDPETRTVLVRTELDNRDGRLKPAMLASMLIEAKPVERLVVPAGAVVRENDEDHVFVAGENGIFRLVKVKLGPDQGGVRVVLSGLKAGEKLVVDGAFHLNNERNRKEMEGA is encoded by the coding sequence CTGGAGTATCTCAAGGCGCGCTCCCAGCTTGAACTCAATCGCCGTAATGCCGAGCGCGCCAGGGCGTTGTTTGAGGCCGATGTGATCAGCGCGGCTGAACTGCAGCGTCGGGAAAGCGAATTTCATATTTCGACCGCCGAAACACGGGCGGCCAGTGATCAGTTGCAATTGCTCGGCGTCAGTCCGGGGGCGATTGATCGCCTGGCCAAACAGGGGGCTGTCAACTCGGTAACACCGGTGGCGGCAACCCTGAGTGGTGTCGTCGTCGAGCGCAAGCTGGCGCAGGGGCAGGTGGTGCAGCCAGCCGACGCCCTGTTTGTGGTGGCTGATCTCTCCCGATTGTGGGCGGTTGCGCAGGTGCCGGAGCAGCAGGTTAGCCAGGTCAAGGCCGGGCAGTCGGTGAGTATTGAGGTGCCGGCTCTGGGCAACGAAAAGCTGGTCGGTAAATTGATTTTTGTCGGTCAGACCATCGATCCCGAAACGCGTACCGTTCTGGTGCGTACCGAACTGGATAACCGGGACGGTCGTCTCAAGCCGGCCATGCTGGCTTCAATGCTGATCGAGGCGAAGCCAGTCGAGCGTCTGGTTGTGCCTGCCGGTGCCGTGGTTCGCGAAAATGATGAGGATCACGTTTTTGTGGCCGGGGAAAATGGCATTTTTCGCCTCGTCAAGGTCAAGCTAGGGCCGGATCAGGGTGGGGTTCGGGTGGTGCTTTCCGGTCTCAAGGCCGGCGAGAAGTTGGTGGTCGATGGTGCTTTCCATCTCAACAACGAGCGTAATCGCAAGGAAATGGAGGGCGCGTGA
- a CDS encoding efflux RND transporter permease subunit, translating to MIESLVRAALKQRLVVAVVATVLFFFGLDAARHLSVDAFPDVTNVQVQIATEASGRSPEEVERFATVPLEVAMTGLPGLEEMRSLNKPGLSLITLVFNDKTDVYFARQLVMERLLEVGSRLPAGITPVLGPVSTGLGEVYQYTLERADDGDQTLSEEELMKRRIAQDWVVRPLLRSIPGVAEINSQGGFAKQYQVLVNPDKLRHFGLSVADVYQAVGRNNANAGGGVLPQYAEQYLIRGVGLVRDLGDLRAIVLKEKEGVPVYVGDVADVQIGHEVRQGAVIKNGTTEAVGGVVMMIAGGNAKEVVSRVKARVQEINRKGMLPDGLKIEPYYDRSELVDAALWTVTKVLLEGVMLVVVVLFLFLGDVRSSLIVVGTLVLTPLLTFMAMNRLGISANLMSLGGLAIAIGLMVDGSVVVVENAFLQLGRHARSGDGQIRVILRAVVEVATPVIFGVGIIILVFLPLMTLQGMEGKMFAPLAYTIAIALAISLVLSMTLTPVMSTYLLKPPAHDGDHDTKLIAIMKQRYLKMLHWALGNERKTVIMAVGAFVLTIATLPFLGTAFIPEMKEGSVVPGINRVPNISLDESVKMEMEAMRLVMQVPGVKSAVSGVGRGESPADPQGPNESTPIVSLKPRSEWPSGWTQETIQDAMREKLKALPGVQVVMAQPISDRVDEMVTGVRSDIAVKVFGDDLDQLKRIAGQIGKVAQTLEGAEDLRIERISGQQYLSVEIDRQAIARLGLNVSDVNDLLETAVGGKVATEIFEGERRFPGVVRLPERFRNNVEEISNILITSRSGAQARLADVAKISVMDGPAQISRELGKRRIVVGVNVKDRDLGSFVAELQEKVDGQIKLPEGYYLEWGGQFQNMERALGHLKIIIPITIAAIFFLLFLLFNSLRFATLIITVLPFASIGGIIGLFVSGEYLSVPASVGFIALWGIAVLNGVVLVSYIRGLRDEGRSVREAVVEGATLRFRPVMMTATVAMLGLIPFLFSSGPGSEVQRPLAIVVIGGLITCTLLTLLVLPTIYRWFDEDEVQA from the coding sequence GTGATCGAGTCCCTTGTACGTGCGGCGCTCAAGCAGCGCCTCGTTGTTGCGGTAGTTGCCACCGTCCTGTTCTTTTTCGGTCTGGATGCGGCGCGCCATTTGTCGGTCGATGCCTTTCCTGATGTCACCAATGTTCAGGTCCAGATTGCCACCGAGGCCTCCGGGCGTTCGCCGGAGGAAGTAGAGCGTTTCGCGACCGTGCCGCTCGAAGTGGCGATGACCGGGCTGCCCGGGCTGGAGGAAATGCGTTCGCTGAACAAGCCGGGCCTGTCGCTGATTACACTGGTCTTCAATGACAAGACAGACGTCTATTTTGCCCGCCAACTGGTCATGGAGCGCCTGCTCGAAGTTGGGTCCCGCTTGCCGGCGGGTATCACGCCGGTGCTTGGTCCGGTGTCGACCGGTCTCGGTGAAGTCTATCAATACACGCTGGAGCGTGCGGATGACGGCGATCAGACGCTCAGTGAAGAAGAACTGATGAAGCGCCGGATCGCCCAGGACTGGGTGGTTCGTCCCCTGTTGCGTTCGATTCCAGGGGTCGCCGAGATCAATTCTCAAGGCGGCTTTGCCAAGCAATATCAGGTGCTGGTCAATCCCGACAAGCTGCGCCATTTCGGACTGAGTGTCGCCGATGTTTATCAGGCCGTGGGGCGCAACAATGCCAATGCCGGGGGCGGCGTCCTGCCGCAATATGCCGAGCAATATCTGATTCGTGGCGTTGGCCTGGTCCGTGACCTGGGCGATCTGCGGGCTATCGTGCTCAAGGAGAAAGAAGGTGTGCCGGTGTACGTCGGTGATGTGGCCGATGTGCAAATCGGCCATGAGGTGCGCCAGGGCGCCGTGATCAAGAACGGGACAACGGAAGCGGTTGGTGGTGTCGTGATGATGATCGCCGGCGGCAACGCCAAGGAGGTGGTCAGCCGGGTCAAGGCGCGGGTCCAGGAAATTAATCGCAAGGGAATGTTGCCCGATGGCCTGAAAATTGAGCCGTACTATGATCGTTCCGAGTTGGTCGATGCGGCCCTCTGGACAGTGACCAAGGTTTTGCTCGAAGGTGTGATGCTGGTTGTGGTCGTGCTTTTTCTCTTCCTCGGGGACGTGCGTTCATCGCTTATCGTCGTTGGGACGCTGGTGCTGACGCCGTTGCTGACATTTATGGCGATGAACAGGCTGGGCATATCGGCCAATCTGATGTCGCTCGGCGGCCTGGCCATAGCCATCGGCTTGATGGTCGACGGCTCGGTGGTCGTGGTCGAAAATGCCTTCCTCCAGCTTGGCCGTCATGCCAGGAGCGGTGATGGCCAGATACGGGTGATTCTGCGTGCCGTGGTCGAGGTGGCAACGCCGGTTATTTTCGGTGTCGGCATCATTATTCTGGTCTTCCTCCCGCTGATGACCCTGCAGGGTATGGAGGGCAAGATGTTCGCGCCACTGGCCTACACCATCGCCATTGCCCTGGCTATTTCGCTGGTGTTGTCGATGACGCTGACGCCGGTAATGTCGACCTACCTGCTCAAGCCGCCAGCGCATGATGGGGATCACGACACAAAGCTGATCGCCATCATGAAGCAGCGCTACCTGAAAATGCTCCACTGGGCTCTTGGTAACGAGCGCAAGACGGTGATCATGGCGGTCGGGGCTTTCGTCCTGACCATCGCCACCTTGCCCTTCCTGGGCACGGCCTTCATCCCGGAAATGAAGGAAGGCTCGGTGGTGCCCGGCATCAACCGCGTGCCGAACATCTCCCTCGATGAGTCGGTCAAGATGGAAATGGAAGCCATGCGTCTGGTCATGCAGGTGCCGGGTGTCAAGTCGGCGGTTTCCGGGGTTGGGCGTGGCGAGTCGCCGGCTGATCCACAAGGGCCAAATGAATCAACGCCCATTGTCAGCCTTAAACCGCGTAGCGAATGGCCCTCTGGCTGGACCCAGGAGACCATTCAGGATGCCATGCGCGAGAAGTTGAAAGCCTTGCCGGGCGTTCAGGTGGTCATGGCGCAGCCGATTTCGGATCGGGTGGACGAAATGGTGACGGGGGTTCGCTCGGATATTGCCGTCAAGGTCTTTGGCGACGATCTCGATCAGTTGAAAAGAATTGCCGGCCAGATTGGCAAGGTCGCCCAGACCCTTGAGGGGGCGGAGGACTTGCGTATCGAGCGGATCAGCGGCCAGCAGTACTTGTCCGTTGAAATCGACCGGCAGGCGATTGCCCGACTCGGTCTCAACGTATCGGATGTCAACGACCTGCTCGAAACGGCCGTGGGCGGCAAGGTGGCGACCGAGATTTTTGAGGGCGAACGACGCTTCCCGGGCGTGGTCCGCTTGCCGGAGCGGTTTCGCAATAACGTCGAGGAAATTTCGAACATTCTGATCACCTCGCGAAGTGGGGCGCAGGCTCGCCTGGCAGATGTCGCCAAGATCAGCGTCATGGATGGCCCGGCCCAGATTTCGCGGGAACTCGGCAAACGGCGCATCGTGGTCGGCGTCAACGTCAAGGACAGGGACCTGGGCAGCTTTGTCGCCGAGCTGCAGGAGAAAGTCGATGGCCAGATCAAGTTGCCAGAGGGCTACTATCTCGAGTGGGGCGGGCAGTTCCAGAATATGGAGCGGGCGCTCGGCCACCTGAAGATCATTATCCCGATCACCATCGCGGCCATTTTCTTCCTGCTCTTCCTGCTTTTCAATTCGCTGCGTTTTGCCACGCTGATCATCACCGTGCTGCCTTTTGCCTCCATCGGCGGGATCATCGGCCTGTTCGTCAGCGGCGAATACCTGTCGGTGCCAGCCTCGGTCGGCTTCATTGCCCTGTGGGGCATTGCCGTGCTCAATGGCGTGGTGCTCGTCTCGTACATCCGCGGTCTGCGGGATGAGGGGCGCAGTGTGCGCGAGGCGGTGGTCGAAGGGGCTACGCTGCGTTTCCGCCCGGTCATGATGACGGCAACCGTGGCCATGCTGGGCCTCATCCCCTTCCTGTTTTCCAGCGGCCCCGGCTCCGAGGTGCAGCGCCCTCTGGCGATTGTCGTTATCGGCGGCCTGATCACCTGCACACTGCTGACGCTGCTGGTTTTGCCGACAATTTATCGCTGGTTTGACGAAGACGAGGTTCAGGCATGA
- a CDS encoding P-II family nitrogen regulator, translating to MKEIKAVIRPNKLAMLRDALVLLPGFPGMTVSKVEGCSAPSRHVPARSRIKEELTDYTPKVRIEIVAPDEVAEILFQRITEVAQTGHYGDGLVWVTDVERAAFIFKTTPGPEK from the coding sequence ATGAAAGAGATCAAGGCGGTTATCCGTCCCAACAAACTCGCCATGTTGCGTGATGCGCTGGTGCTGTTGCCTGGCTTCCCGGGTATGACGGTGAGCAAGGTCGAGGGGTGCAGCGCGCCGTCGCGGCACGTGCCGGCGCGGAGCCGGATCAAGGAGGAGCTAACCGACTACACGCCCAAGGTTCGGATTGAAATCGTCGCGCCGGATGAGGTGGCAGAAATCCTTTTTCAGCGTATCACCGAGGTGGCACAGACCGGGCATTACGGCGACGGGCTGGTCTGGGTCACTGATGTCGAGCGGGCTGCGTTTATTTTCAAAACAACCCCAGGGCCCGAAAAATAG
- a CDS encoding GAF domain-containing protein, whose translation MEHLLNPGIGRPLMSSLELQEGIASLSRGAFFKEAPLDMMLSILTEAAAERSGVERVSIWALNDEHQELVCLDLYEMSARRHSKGESLRASQYPSYFRALHEGRSIAADDAYVHPLTTEFLASYLPQHDVTAKLDMPIHIRGELQGVLCLEQVASRQPWASAHVLFAQAVANLVTLALVEHEANEARRQAQIASEQLKAIFDASRERAVFGGGLALAAGH comes from the coding sequence ATGGAACATCTGCTCAATCCGGGAATCGGAAGGCCCTTGATGTCCTCGCTCGAGTTACAGGAGGGCATTGCCAGCTTGTCGCGTGGTGCCTTTTTCAAGGAGGCTCCCCTCGACATGATGCTCAGCATCCTGACCGAGGCGGCGGCGGAACGCTCCGGCGTTGAGCGCGTCAGTATCTGGGCGCTCAATGACGAGCATCAGGAACTCGTCTGTCTCGATCTCTACGAGATGTCGGCTCGCCGCCACAGCAAGGGTGAGAGCCTGCGAGCCAGCCAGTATCCGTCTTACTTCCGGGCCTTGCATGAAGGCCGCAGCATTGCCGCCGACGATGCCTATGTTCATCCTCTGACCACAGAGTTTCTTGCTAGCTACCTGCCGCAGCATGATGTAACGGCCAAGCTTGATATGCCGATTCACATCCGTGGTGAACTTCAGGGCGTACTTTGTCTTGAACAGGTCGCTTCGCGCCAGCCGTGGGCGTCAGCCCATGTCCTGTTTGCCCAGGCGGTGGCCAATCTGGTGACCCTTGCGCTGGTTGAGCATGAGGCGAATGAGGCACGGCGTCAGGCGCAAATTGCCAGCGAGCAACTCAAGGCAATTTTTGATGCCTCCCGGGAGCGTGCTGTCTTTGGTGGTGGGCTGGCCCTGGCGGCAGGCCACTAG